In Aedes albopictus strain Foshan chromosome 3, AalbF5, whole genome shotgun sequence, the following are encoded in one genomic region:
- the LOC109414743 gene encoding probable splicing factor, arginine/serine-rich 7 — MAGGGSGTKVVQITNIAPQATKDQMQNLFGHLGKIDEIRLYPTIRDVSCPVVSRICYVKYFESSCVAVAQHLTNTVFIDRALIVIPVQGGMIPDEYKALEMAANGTLVPGLHSIEGPSKLPPEVVNRIDGMVPNQVMKTIDPKLDENNLPEYPPLPVNFDAKKIEETRRTLLVLDIKSDWRLEELMDHFKLCGEIKYARYAENERSRFALLEFCEQKSIIAGLKMHGSEFRGYRLNVHHSTQPIVKPEAKSNEAAQKEIEEAMSIVKEAHHMISAAIDPVIGMLAKDKSSSRRRSRSHSRSKDRHSRSRSRKRSKSRSKRSRSRKRSRSRSKRSRSRSKRSHSKRSPSRSKRSRSRSKRSRSRDRRKRSRSRRRSRSRSRDRRRSRSRDRKRSRSRDRRDRSRDRKKSHRNKDERRRRSRSRSRSRKRSTSRSRGSKPKEPTSRPSKKRSRSPDKRLKKILEESVCRDYDAEERIGGVEEEASGTKGSPPPTVAPPPAPPVPAREKTASPTTEKSDNMDISNSP, encoded by the exons ATGGCTGGCGGCGGATCCGGCACGAAGGTGGTGCAAATCACCAACATTGCCCCGCAGGCGACCAAGGACCAGATGCAGAACCTGTTCGGGCACCTCGGCAAGATCGATGAGATCCGTCTGTATCCGACGATTCGGGACGTTTCCTGCCCGGTGGTGTCCCGCATCTGCTACGTCAAGTACTTCGAGAGCAGCTGCGTGGCCGTCGCTCAGCACTTGACCAACACGGTGTTTATCGATCGGGCGCTGATCGTCATTCCGGTCCAGGGTGGAATGATTCCCGACGAGTACAAGGCGCTGGAGATGGCCGCCAATGGGACGCTGGTTCCGGGGCTGCACAGCATCGAGGGACCGAGCAAGCTGCCGCCGGAGGTCGTTAACCGGATCGACGGAATGGTACCGAATCAG GTAATGAAAACCATCGATCCGAAGTTGGACGAGAACAATCTTCCGGAGTATCCACCCTTGCCGGTTAACTTTGATGCGAAGAAAATCGAAGAGACCCGCCGCACCCTCTTGGTGCTGGACATCAAGTCCGACTGGCGTCTAGAGGAACTGATGGATCACTTCAAGCTGTGCGGCGAGATCAAGTACGCCCGGTATGCGGAGAATGAGCGATCTAGGTTCGCGCTGCTGGAATTCTGCGAGCAGAAGAGTATTATTGCTGGGTTGAAGATGCATGGTTCTGAGTTCCGCGGTTACCGGTTGAACGTGCACCACTCTACGCAGCCGATCGTGAAACCGGAAGCGAAGAGTAACGAAGCCGCTCAGAAGGAGATCGAGGAAGCCATGTCGATTGTAAAGGAAGCGCATCATATGATATCGGCCGCTATCGATCCGGTGATTGGGATGTTGGCCAAGGATAAGAGCTCAAGTCGCCGACGATCGCGATCGCATTCTCGCTCCAAGGATCGCCATTCGAGATCCCGATCCCGTAAGCGTTCAAAGTCACGCTCGAAACGATCGCGCTCGCGTAAACGCTCCCGAAGCCGTTCGAAACGTTCCCGATCGCGTTCCAAACGATCGCACTCGAAACGATCACCATCGCGAAGCAAACGATCGCGATCGCGTTCGAAACGTTCGAGATCGCGTGATCGCCGCAAGCGTTCTCGCTCTCGTCGCCGTAGCCGCTCGCGTTCGCGTGACCGTCGCCGTTCGCGATCCCGTGATCGTAAGCGTTCCCGTTCGCGTGATCGCCGTGATCGTAGCCGCGATCGCAAGAAGTCTCACCGCAACAAGGACGAGAGAAGACGTCGTTCGCGGTCGCGTTCCCGCAGCAGAAAGCGATCGACGTCGCGTAGCCGTGGAAGCAAACCGAAAGAGCCGACCAGTCGCCCTTCGAAAAAGCGCAGCCGCTCGCCCGATAAGCGACTGAAGAAGATTCTGGAGGAGAGCGTCTGCCGGGACTACGATGCCGAGGAGCGCATCGGAGGGGTAGAGGAGGAAGCCTCGGGTACGAAAGGATCCCCGCCTCCAACTGTAGCACCGCCTCCAGCGCCACCAGTTCCGGCGCGCGAGAAGACAGCAAGTCCGACCACGGAAAAGTCGGACAACATGGACATTTCCAACTCGCCGTAG